In Geobacter sp., a single window of DNA contains:
- the proB gene encoding glutamate 5-kinase has product MNSRSQILSKVRRLVVKIGSRVLTCEDNGLDLQVIARVAEQVARFLREGREVIIVTSGAVAAGRGALGLQSSRPRTIPQKQAAAAVGQTRLMRAYEDAFAEQGFTTAQLLLTQADLADRTRFLNARATIETLLECSAVPIINENDTVVVDEIKFGDNDNLSALVTNLVDAQLLVILTDIDGFYDADPRSNPDARLVPLVRSITREMERAAGGAGSAVGTGGMATKLAAAKKAGKSGVATLIINGKAGSTLARALAGEEVGTLFLPARESLTSRKHWIAYTLRPRGRVLVDDGACSVLRQHGRSLLPSGVITVDGEFERGACVRVCSPDGAEFGRGLIDYSSRELERIMGHRSGDIEAILGYRYGDEVIHRDNLVLL; this is encoded by the coding sequence ATGAACAGTCGCAGTCAGATCCTCAGCAAGGTCAGGCGCCTGGTCGTCAAGATCGGCAGCCGTGTCCTGACCTGTGAAGATAACGGCCTCGATCTGCAGGTAATTGCCAGGGTTGCCGAGCAGGTTGCCCGGTTCCTCCGGGAGGGCCGCGAGGTGATCATCGTGACCTCCGGAGCCGTAGCCGCGGGTCGGGGTGCCCTCGGCCTTCAGAGCAGCAGGCCTCGCACGATTCCCCAGAAGCAGGCTGCGGCAGCGGTGGGACAGACGCGGTTGATGCGGGCTTACGAAGACGCCTTTGCCGAGCAGGGGTTCACCACGGCCCAGCTCCTCCTTACCCAGGCCGACCTTGCCGACCGGACCCGGTTTCTGAATGCGCGGGCCACCATCGAAACCCTGCTGGAGTGTTCCGCCGTGCCGATCATCAACGAGAACGACACGGTGGTGGTCGATGAGATCAAATTCGGCGACAACGACAACCTTTCCGCCCTGGTCACCAATCTGGTGGATGCCCAGCTCCTGGTCATACTGACCGACATCGACGGTTTCTACGATGCCGATCCCCGCAGTAACCCCGATGCCCGGCTCGTTCCGCTCGTCAGGAGCATCACCAGGGAGATGGAGCGTGCCGCCGGCGGTGCCGGTTCCGCGGTCGGTACCGGCGGCATGGCAACCAAGCTGGCTGCCGCCAAGAAGGCGGGCAAATCCGGCGTTGCAACCCTCATCATCAATGGCAAGGCCGGTTCGACGCTTGCGCGGGCCTTGGCCGGCGAAGAAGTCGGGACACTCTTTCTCCCCGCGCGCGAGAGCCTGACCAGCCGCAAGCACTGGATCGCCTACACCCTGCGCCCCCGTGGCCGGGTCCTGGTCGATGACGGCGCCTGTAGTGTCCTGCGTCAACATGGCCGCAGCCTTCTGCCGTCCGGCGTCATCACCGTGGACGGCGAGTTCGAGCGCGGTGCCTGCGTTCGGGTCTGCAGCCCGGATGGAGCGGAATTCGGCCGGGGCCTGATCGATTATTCCAGCCGGGAGCTCGAACGGATCATGGGGCACAGGAGCGGCGATATCGAAGCGATTCTCGGCTACCGTTACGGAGACGAGGTGATCCACCGGGACAATCTGGTGCTGCTGTGA
- a CDS encoding glutamate-5-semialdehyde dehydrogenase, with translation MTIAEQVKKLASDARQASHAMARLSTGIKNELLIAMADALIAATPVLIDENRKDLATGEQKGLSSAMLDRLMLDEKRIKGMADGLREVAALPDPVGEVTRMWKRPNDLMVGKMRIPLGVIGIIYEARPNVTADAAALCLKAGNSVILRGGSEAIHSNLAIAGVLQAEMAKAGIPIAALAVVPFTEREGVLELLKQEESIDLIIPRGGEGLIRFVVEHSKIPVIKHYKGVCHLFVDAAADYDMAERIIVNGKTQRPGVCNALETLLIHQDAAETFIPRIAATLAGLGVELRGDERFCELASQAQPATEEDWAAEYLELILSCRVVDDMDQAMDHINRYGSLHTEAIVTRDYANAQRFIREVNSSCVLVNASTRFSDGNQLGLGAEIGISTTKLHSFGPMGLEDLTTTKFIVYGDGQVRP, from the coding sequence ATGACCATTGCCGAACAGGTGAAAAAGCTTGCCAGCGATGCCCGCCAGGCCTCTCATGCTATGGCTAGGCTTTCGACCGGGATCAAGAACGAACTGCTCATAGCCATGGCCGATGCCCTCATTGCCGCAACTCCCGTGCTTATAGACGAAAACCGCAAGGACCTGGCAACGGGGGAGCAGAAGGGGCTTTCCAGTGCCATGCTCGACCGTCTGATGCTGGACGAGAAGCGGATCAAGGGGATGGCGGATGGGTTGCGCGAAGTGGCTGCCCTTCCCGACCCGGTGGGTGAGGTGACCAGGATGTGGAAGCGCCCCAACGACCTGATGGTCGGGAAGATGCGTATCCCGCTCGGCGTCATCGGCATCATCTACGAGGCGCGTCCCAACGTCACCGCGGATGCCGCTGCCCTCTGCCTCAAGGCGGGCAACAGCGTGATCCTGCGCGGCGGCTCCGAGGCGATTCACTCCAACCTGGCCATTGCCGGCGTCCTCCAGGCCGAGATGGCTAAGGCCGGCATCCCCATTGCCGCGCTTGCCGTGGTCCCTTTTACGGAACGGGAGGGGGTGCTGGAGCTTCTCAAGCAGGAAGAGTCCATCGACCTGATCATTCCCCGTGGTGGGGAAGGGTTGATCCGCTTCGTGGTGGAACACTCGAAAATACCGGTCATCAAGCATTACAAGGGGGTCTGTCACCTGTTCGTGGATGCCGCGGCCGATTACGACATGGCAGAGCGGATCATCGTCAACGGCAAGACCCAGCGTCCCGGTGTCTGCAATGCACTGGAAACCCTGCTCATCCATCAGGATGCGGCCGAGACTTTCATCCCGCGCATCGCCGCCACATTGGCAGGGCTCGGGGTGGAGCTTCGCGGCGATGAGCGCTTCTGCGAACTGGCCTCGCAGGCTCAGCCTGCCACTGAAGAGGACTGGGCCGCGGAATACCTGGAACTGATTCTTTCCTGCCGGGTGGTCGATGACATGGACCAGGCCATGGACCATATCAACCGCTACGGTTCGCTGCACACTGAGGCCATCGTGACCAGGGACTATGCCAATGCCCAGCGGTTCATCCGCGAGGTGAATTCAAGCTGCGTGCTGGTCAATGCCTCGACCCGTTTCTCGGACGGTAACCAGCTCGGGCTCGGAGCCGAGATCGGCATCTCCACCACCAAGCTGCATTCCTTCGGTCCCATGGGGCTGGAAGACCTCACCACGACGAAATTCATCGTCTATGGCGACGGCCAGGTCCGGCCGTAG
- the nadD gene encoding nicotinate (nicotinamide) nucleotide adenylyltransferase: MKIGILGGTFNPIHLAHLRIAEVVRDRLALEQVLFIPAATPPHKPMTGELPFAARLAMVGLAIADNPAFALSAMEGERTGASYSIDTLRALRAAQPDDEFFFIIGSDSFLEFGLWHDYAALFACCNIVVLERPGARIGDLGTAVPAAVAGEFSFFPAEHRLAHCSGYSVYYLKECLLDISSTRIRQMVRQGRSIRYLVPAAVERYIIEQELYVDAR; encoded by the coding sequence ATGAAGATAGGCATCCTCGGGGGAACTTTCAATCCGATCCATCTGGCGCACCTCCGCATCGCAGAGGTGGTGCGGGACCGGCTCGCCCTGGAACAGGTGCTGTTCATACCGGCTGCGACACCCCCACACAAGCCGATGACCGGCGAGTTGCCATTTGCCGCACGCCTTGCCATGGTGGGGCTGGCCATTGCCGATAATCCTGCGTTTGCCCTGTCTGCCATGGAAGGGGAGCGCACCGGGGCCTCCTACTCCATCGACACCCTCCGGGCGTTGCGTGCCGCGCAGCCGGACGACGAGTTCTTCTTCATCATCGGCAGCGACTCGTTTCTGGAGTTCGGCCTCTGGCATGACTATGCGGCGCTCTTTGCCTGTTGTAACATCGTGGTGCTGGAGCGGCCCGGTGCAAGGATCGGCGACCTGGGGACTGCGGTTCCCGCAGCCGTGGCCGGAGAATTCAGCTTCTTCCCTGCCGAACATCGGCTGGCCCATTGTTCCGGCTATTCGGTCTACTATCTCAAGGAGTGTCTGCTCGACATCTCCTCTACCCGCATCCGTCAGATGGTGCGCCAGGGGCGGTCCATTCGCTACCTGGTGCCGGCTGCGGTGGAGCGGTACATCATTGAACAGGAGTTATACGTTGATGCGCGTTAA
- the rsfS gene encoding ribosome silencing factor — MRVKQKPGGLERAMKCAELALDKKAFAVKILEITRLSSIADYLVIATGTSDKQVQAIAESVRTGMKAIDRALDVEGMEEGKWVVIDFGDVLVHVFIEEFRRYYDLDGLWDAAPQMPIPEEYQWEGKATREA; from the coding sequence ATGCGCGTTAAACAAAAACCTGGCGGGCTCGAACGCGCCATGAAGTGTGCTGAACTGGCACTGGACAAGAAGGCATTTGCCGTAAAGATCCTCGAAATTACCAGGCTTTCCAGTATTGCCGATTATCTGGTGATCGCCACGGGTACTTCCGACAAGCAGGTGCAGGCCATTGCCGAATCGGTCCGGACCGGGATGAAAGCGATCGACAGGGCCCTGGATGTCGAGGGGATGGAAGAGGGGAAATGGGTGGTCATCGATTTTGGTGACGTGCTGGTCCATGTCTTCATCGAGGAATTCCGGCGCTACTACGATCTCGATGGGCTCTGGGATGCAGCCCCGCAGATGCCGATCCCCGAAGAGTACCAGTGGGAGGGGAAGGCGACCCGTGAGGCTTAG
- a CDS encoding ribosomal RNA large subunit methyltransferase H yields MRLRVLWVGKTQEEWVRKGGDEYAGRIRRYLPLEIGEVREEKGAPPELMRTREAERLLKNMPKGARLVLLDELGEQYTSAGFAAFLGRERDAGTQELVFAIGGAYGVDETVRSRAHRTIALSTMTFTHQMVRVFLLEQLYRGLTILNNESYHH; encoded by the coding sequence GTGAGGCTTAGGGTCCTTTGGGTCGGCAAGACCCAGGAGGAATGGGTCCGCAAGGGGGGGGATGAATATGCCGGCCGGATCAGGCGCTATCTCCCCTTGGAGATCGGCGAGGTGCGCGAGGAAAAGGGTGCACCCCCCGAACTCATGAGAACCAGGGAGGCAGAACGTCTCCTGAAAAACATGCCGAAAGGTGCCAGGCTGGTTCTCCTGGACGAACTGGGGGAGCAGTACACCTCTGCCGGGTTTGCCGCCTTTCTCGGACGGGAACGTGATGCTGGGACCCAGGAACTCGTCTTTGCCATAGGCGGTGCCTACGGCGTTGATGAGACCGTCCGCAGCCGGGCTCACCGCACCATTGCCCTTTCCACGATGACCTTTACCCACCAGATGGTCCGGGTCTTCCTCCTGGAGCAACTCTACCGGGGCCTCACCATCCTCAACAACGAATCGTACCACCATTAG
- a CDS encoding EAL domain-containing protein has protein sequence MRILNKMLLGYAIIAVLAGIVGFVGVNGLKKVNREFREVAGEVLPLNRALEELRFGGMRIISSTMELAFLLDAGSEELAIQGRAGEELEILESGYLYHDKALAECRRFMERVPGEVGLLRQMEGAGAELKAASAAFIATKRGRAPRGRLLLAKERFESAEHGFLLAVQKSRDWEMMELEQSKGKVNREIAFTMMSILAIAVVTFAMALTSGGLISATISRRVGRLNQGLRCIADGDLGTRLQVETSDELGDLALSFNAMAGQLRSSKEEITSTTAFLDRVINSMVDSLVVVAENGLIHSVNHATCGLLGYDRGALVGMPFATLFKDERQCGVLLDAAAEGGSVREEELDYRTCDDEAIPVLLSVSVMENPVGRTNFRICIAHNISLRKQAEHEIKYLAYNDQLTNLPNRILFTDRLQQAMAQADREAGILALLFFDLDRFKDINDTRGHSSGDLLLWLVAHRFESMVRKSDTLARFGGDEFVLLCTGLTGPQDAARIAEKLLELLEVPFNLEGSDIFTTASIGIVCYPADGKDVTSLLKNADLAMYAAKERGRNTYQFFSVEMNNQVQERNYLEAGLRTALHTDQLFLQYQPQVDIKTGRIYGVEALLRWNHPEHGMISPDRFIPVAEHTGLIRPLGDWVLETACRQVKHWIDAGYPALNIAVNVSGSQFQHPGFMDQVERTLREVGLDASLLELEITESVLMADPQGTAQFLARLKDLKVQIAIDDFGTGYSSLSYLMDFPIDRLKIDKSFIRNISSGTDMAIIVDAVVALGHSLGLRVLAEGVETVTELEYLMRLGCDEAQGYYFARPMPAGDIVQLLARHAQAEIPVLWPCFEMIGLPGIDVQPPSC, from the coding sequence ATGAGAATTTTGAATAAAATGTTGCTGGGGTACGCGATCATTGCCGTTCTTGCGGGAATCGTCGGCTTTGTTGGCGTCAATGGGCTGAAAAAGGTCAATCGGGAATTCCGCGAAGTAGCCGGCGAGGTCCTTCCGCTGAATCGAGCCCTTGAGGAACTCCGTTTCGGCGGCATGCGCATCATTTCCTCGACCATGGAGCTGGCATTTCTCCTTGATGCCGGCAGTGAAGAGCTGGCGATACAGGGTCGGGCGGGAGAAGAACTGGAAATCCTGGAGTCCGGCTACCTGTACCATGACAAAGCACTGGCGGAATGCCGGAGATTCATGGAACGGGTGCCCGGAGAGGTGGGGTTGTTGCGGCAGATGGAGGGTGCTGGAGCAGAACTCAAGGCGGCAAGCGCGGCATTCATCGCAACGAAGAGGGGCCGGGCTCCCAGGGGCCGACTGTTGCTCGCCAAAGAACGGTTCGAGTCTGCCGAACACGGGTTTCTGCTGGCCGTGCAGAAGTCGCGGGATTGGGAGATGATGGAGCTTGAGCAGAGCAAGGGGAAGGTGAACAGGGAGATCGCCTTCACCATGATGTCGATCCTCGCGATTGCGGTGGTGACCTTTGCCATGGCGCTCACCAGCGGGGGCCTGATATCCGCAACGATCTCCCGGCGGGTCGGGCGGCTCAATCAGGGCTTGCGTTGCATTGCCGACGGGGATCTGGGTACCCGCCTGCAGGTCGAGACCAGCGACGAACTGGGTGACCTGGCGCTGTCGTTCAATGCCATGGCCGGTCAGTTGCGCAGCTCGAAAGAGGAGATCACTTCCACTACTGCCTTTCTTGACAGGGTGATCAATTCGATGGTCGATTCCCTGGTGGTCGTGGCGGAAAACGGGCTCATCCATAGTGTTAACCATGCCACCTGCGGACTGCTGGGATATGACAGGGGTGCACTCGTGGGGATGCCCTTTGCCACCCTGTTCAAGGATGAACGGCAGTGCGGGGTGCTGCTCGATGCGGCAGCCGAAGGTGGCTCGGTCAGGGAGGAGGAACTAGATTACCGTACCTGTGACGATGAAGCCATTCCGGTGCTCTTGTCCGTATCGGTCATGGAAAATCCCGTCGGCAGAACGAACTTCCGGATCTGCATTGCCCACAATATCAGCCTGCGTAAACAGGCAGAACACGAGATCAAATACCTTGCCTACAATGACCAGCTGACCAACCTGCCCAACCGGATACTCTTCACCGACCGTCTGCAGCAGGCCATGGCCCAGGCGGACCGGGAAGCGGGTATTCTTGCTCTGCTCTTTTTCGACCTGGATCGCTTCAAGGACATTAACGATACCAGGGGGCATTCTTCCGGGGATCTGCTCTTGTGGCTCGTTGCCCACCGCTTCGAGAGCATGGTGCGCAAAAGCGATACCCTGGCGCGATTCGGTGGGGATGAGTTCGTGCTGCTCTGTACCGGTCTCACTGGTCCGCAGGACGCCGCGCGGATCGCGGAAAAGCTGCTCGAACTGCTGGAGGTCCCGTTCAATCTGGAGGGGAGCGATATCTTCACTACTGCCAGCATCGGCATCGTCTGTTATCCTGCTGACGGAAAGGATGTCACCTCGCTGCTGAAGAACGCCGATCTTGCCATGTACGCGGCCAAGGAGCGGGGGCGCAATACCTATCAGTTCTTCTCCGTCGAGATGAATAACCAGGTGCAGGAGCGCAATTACCTCGAAGCGGGTTTGCGGACGGCCCTCCACACCGACCAACTGTTCCTGCAGTACCAGCCGCAGGTCGATATCAAGACCGGCCGGATCTATGGTGTGGAGGCGCTGCTTCGCTGGAACCATCCCGAGCATGGCATGATCTCGCCGGACCGCTTCATCCCGGTTGCCGAACATACCGGACTGATTCGTCCCCTTGGCGATTGGGTGCTGGAAACGGCCTGCCGGCAGGTAAAGCACTGGATCGATGCGGGGTATCCGGCGCTGAACATTGCTGTCAACGTATCGGGGAGTCAATTTCAGCATCCGGGGTTCATGGACCAGGTGGAAAGAACCCTGCGCGAAGTGGGGCTTGATGCGTCGCTGCTGGAGTTGGAGATCACCGAGAGCGTTCTGATGGCCGATCCCCAGGGGACAGCCCAGTTTCTTGCACGGCTCAAGGATCTCAAGGTGCAGATCGCCATCGATGATTTCGGGACCGGTTACTCCTCCTTGAGTTACTTGATGGATTTCCCCATTGACCGGTTGAAGATCGACAAATCGTTCATCCGGAACATTTCCAGTGGAACGGACATGGCGATTATCGTAGATGCCGTTGTTGCCCTCGGGCACAGCCTCGGTTTGCGGGTTCTGGCAGAAGGGGTCGAAACGGTCACCGAACTCGAATACCTCATGAGGCTCGGGTGCGACGAAGCACAGGGCTACTATTTCGCTCGACCCATGCCTGCCGGCGACATCGTGCAGCTTCTGGCGCGCCACGCGCAGGCTGAGATCCCGGTTCTCTGGCCCTGCTTCGAGATGATTGGTCTTCCCGGCATTGACGTTCAGCCCCCTTCCTGCTAG
- a CDS encoding 2,3-bisphosphoglycerate-independent phosphoglycerate mutase, with product MAKQPLLLMILDGWGLNPAVENNAIAQARTPNMTRLCREYPCTDIGTSGMSVGLPEGQMGNSEVGHLNIGAGRIVYQDLTRISKAIDDGDFFTNPAILECFAKTRQAGGRLHLAGLLSDGGVHSHNTHLYGLLELARQQGFTEVFVHCLLDGRDTPPKSGADYLFQLEEEMAKIGVGRVATVIGRYYAMDRDNRWDRVEKAYVAMVCGEGETATSASAAIAASYAAGINDEFVLPTVMTRDGAPVGTVRDGDGFIFFNFRSDRAREITRALALADCPGFNRGSRPQLSSYVCMTEYDATFGLPIAFGQESLTNILGDVLAAAGKVQLRIAETEKYAHVTFFFNGGVEEPFPGEVRCLIPSPKEVATYDQKPEMSAYPVTEELLKRLDSDAYDVVVLNFANADMVGHTGILPAAVKAIETVDDCVGRLVAKVLEKRGKVIITADHGNAEVMVDESGGPHTAHTTDRVPLILVDDSRKGGALRSGGILADIAPTMLELLGLPQPKEMTGKSLLPK from the coding sequence ATGGCCAAGCAACCGTTACTCCTGATGATCCTCGATGGCTGGGGGCTCAACCCCGCTGTCGAGAACAACGCCATTGCCCAGGCCAGGACGCCCAACATGACGCGGCTCTGCCGGGAGTACCCCTGTACCGACATCGGGACTTCGGGGATGTCGGTGGGGCTGCCGGAAGGGCAGATGGGCAATTCCGAAGTGGGGCACCTGAACATCGGCGCGGGCAGGATCGTCTACCAGGATCTCACCAGGATCAGCAAGGCGATTGACGACGGAGACTTCTTCACGAACCCGGCCATCCTCGAATGTTTCGCAAAGACCCGGCAGGCCGGCGGCCGGCTCCACCTGGCCGGGCTCCTTTCCGATGGCGGTGTCCATTCCCACAATACCCATCTCTACGGCCTGTTGGAACTGGCCCGGCAGCAGGGCTTCACCGAGGTCTTTGTCCACTGTCTCCTGGATGGCCGCGATACCCCGCCCAAGAGCGGTGCCGATTATCTCTTCCAGCTGGAGGAAGAGATGGCGAAGATTGGTGTCGGCAGGGTGGCAACGGTCATTGGCCGTTACTACGCCATGGACCGGGACAACCGCTGGGATCGGGTGGAGAAGGCCTATGTCGCCATGGTTTGCGGAGAAGGCGAAACAGCGACCTCTGCCAGTGCTGCCATTGCCGCAAGTTATGCGGCCGGCATCAACGACGAGTTTGTTCTGCCAACGGTCATGACTCGCGACGGCGCCCCGGTGGGGACGGTCCGGGATGGCGACGGCTTCATCTTTTTCAACTTCCGCTCCGACCGGGCTCGCGAGATAACCCGCGCCCTGGCCCTGGCCGACTGCCCCGGTTTCAACCGCGGTTCCCGGCCCCAGCTCTCCTCCTATGTCTGCATGACCGAGTACGATGCGACCTTTGGCCTTCCGATCGCTTTTGGACAGGAATCGTTGACCAATATTCTCGGCGACGTACTGGCGGCAGCAGGCAAGGTGCAGCTCAGGATTGCCGAAACCGAGAAATATGCCCATGTCACCTTCTTTTTCAATGGCGGGGTCGAGGAGCCGTTTCCCGGCGAGGTCCGCTGCCTGATCCCCTCTCCGAAGGAGGTGGCCACCTACGACCAGAAACCGGAGATGAGCGCCTATCCGGTGACCGAGGAGCTGTTGAAGCGGCTCGACTCGGATGCCTACGATGTGGTCGTCCTCAACTTCGCCAATGCCGACATGGTGGGGCATACCGGTATCCTTCCCGCTGCGGTGAAGGCGATCGAGACCGTGGACGACTGTGTCGGCCGCCTTGTGGCAAAGGTTCTGGAGAAGAGAGGGAAGGTGATCATCACCGCGGACCATGGCAATGCCGAGGTGATGGTGGATGAGAGCGGCGGTCCGCATACCGCCCATACCACCGACCGGGTGCCGCTGATCCTGGTGGACGATTCCCGCAAGGGAGGAGCGCTCCGTTCCGGCGGGATACTGGCGGATATTGCGCCGACCATGCTGGAACTGCTGGGGTTGCCCCAGCCCAAGGAGATGACCGGCAAGAGCCTTCTCCCGAAGTGA
- a CDS encoding peptidoglycan DD-metalloendopeptidase family protein has protein sequence MPAVASASRQSPVDGGTVTSGVGWRIDPFGSGRTVWHNGYDIAVPAGTPVHPTQSGTVYFAGTYKGYGNLVAVEHGKGYITLYGHNSEILVKPGQEVDTKTVIALSGSTGRSTGPHVHYEIRQIPQLAKQRREQMEQDLKVAIERSVGEMVEGYATGKGGPEQELLIPDLNE, from the coding sequence ATGCCGGCAGTGGCATCGGCATCCCGGCAGTCGCCGGTCGACGGCGGCACCGTGACTTCCGGCGTGGGGTGGCGTATCGATCCCTTCGGCAGTGGCCGGACGGTCTGGCACAACGGCTACGACATCGCCGTCCCCGCAGGGACACCGGTACATCCCACCCAGAGCGGCACGGTCTATTTCGCAGGCACCTACAAAGGGTATGGCAATCTGGTGGCAGTGGAGCATGGCAAGGGGTACATAACCCTCTATGGCCACAATTCCGAGATACTGGTGAAACCGGGACAGGAAGTCGACACGAAGACGGTCATCGCCCTATCGGGAAGCACCGGGCGCTCCACCGGCCCCCATGTCCACTACGAGATCCGGCAGATCCCGCAGCTCGCCAAACAGCGGCGGGAGCAGATGGAGCAGGATCTGAAGGTTGCCATTGAACGGTCGGTGGGGGAGATGGTTGAAGGGTATGCCACCGGCAAAGGGGGGCCGGAGCAGGAACTTCTTATCCCTGATCTCAACGAATAG
- a CDS encoding nucleoside deaminase, with protein MSFPTLTIMLPDWVAPFLSQRPTTCPTVEERMDLVLALAGENMRRGGGPFAAAIFEEQTGRLVAPGVNLVVPLNCSLAHAEMVAIGIAQKQAGTFDLGMSGMPALQLVTSTEPCAMCLGAVPWSGVRSIASSARGEDAEKIGFDEGAKPISWADGLLRREIRVIRDVLRDKGMAVLAEYAAQGGIIYNGRQSLPVSRKQ; from the coding sequence ATGAGCTTTCCCACCCTTACCATCATGCTCCCCGACTGGGTAGCCCCTTTCCTGAGCCAGCGACCCACCACCTGCCCCACGGTGGAAGAGCGGATGGATCTCGTGCTGGCATTGGCCGGGGAGAACATGCGACGCGGCGGCGGACCGTTCGCTGCCGCCATCTTTGAGGAGCAGACCGGCCGGCTGGTCGCTCCAGGGGTCAACCTGGTCGTCCCGCTCAACTGCTCCCTGGCTCATGCCGAGATGGTTGCCATCGGTATTGCCCAAAAGCAGGCCGGGACCTTCGATCTGGGCATGTCCGGCATGCCTGCTCTGCAGCTGGTCACGAGCACCGAACCGTGCGCCATGTGCCTGGGTGCAGTCCCGTGGTCCGGCGTCCGCAGCATCGCCAGTTCAGCGCGGGGAGAAGATGCCGAGAAAATCGGCTTCGACGAAGGGGCCAAGCCGATCTCCTGGGCCGATGGCCTGCTCCGGCGGGAGATCAGGGTCATCCGCGACGTCCTCAGGGACAAGGGGATGGCAGTGCTTGCCGAGTACGCCGCCCAGGGGGGCATTATCTACAATGGCCGGCAGTCTCTCCCGGTCAGCCGGAAACAATAA
- a CDS encoding NCS2 family permease, translating to MAYIIIVNPAILEAAGIPKGPSITATIVSAAFGTAVMGIYAKRPFAIAPYMGENAFIAFTVVKGMGYPWQTALGAIFLAGFLFTLLTLFKVRGWLADAIPRSLKYSFAVGIGLFLIFIGLNETGVVTLGVPGAPVCLGKVTSPATLLAVAGFMVIAWLLVKRIHGALIIGILATTLLSMVSGVTPLPRELFSLPPNPLPIMGKLDIAAALSPKALPVVLIVFVMAFVDTIGTLIGLSARAGLLDERGDLPEIEKPMLADALANMVAPLMGTTTTGAYIESAAGIEEGGKTGFTALVVAMLFLASLFLAPLFTAVPPHAYGIALVAIGILMITPVTQLDFTDYTELIPAVLTIVLISFTYNIGVGMTAGLLVYPLLKLVTGRVGEVPPPLWLLAAMALSFYLFYPYR from the coding sequence ATGGCCTACATCATCATCGTCAATCCGGCGATCCTGGAAGCTGCCGGCATCCCCAAGGGGCCGTCCATCACCGCCACCATCGTCTCGGCCGCCTTTGGCACCGCGGTCATGGGGATTTACGCCAAAAGGCCCTTTGCCATCGCCCCCTACATGGGAGAAAACGCCTTCATCGCCTTCACCGTGGTCAAGGGGATGGGCTATCCCTGGCAGACCGCGCTGGGCGCCATTTTCCTTGCCGGCTTTCTCTTCACGCTGCTGACGCTCTTCAAGGTCAGGGGCTGGCTGGCAGACGCCATCCCCCGGTCGCTCAAATACAGCTTTGCCGTGGGCATCGGGCTGTTCCTGATCTTCATCGGCCTGAACGAAACAGGGGTCGTCACGCTCGGGGTGCCGGGCGCGCCAGTCTGCCTGGGGAAGGTGACCAGCCCGGCAACACTCCTGGCCGTGGCGGGATTCATGGTGATCGCCTGGCTCCTGGTGAAACGCATCCATGGCGCCCTGATCATCGGCATCCTGGCGACCACCCTGCTCTCCATGGTCAGCGGTGTGACGCCGCTCCCCAGGGAGCTCTTCAGTCTCCCCCCGAACCCTCTGCCGATCATGGGGAAGCTCGACATCGCCGCGGCGCTCTCCCCCAAGGCGCTGCCGGTAGTTCTGATCGTCTTCGTCATGGCGTTCGTCGACACCATCGGCACCCTGATCGGGCTTTCTGCCCGGGCCGGCCTGCTCGACGAGCGGGGGGATCTGCCTGAGATAGAGAAGCCGATGCTGGCCGATGCCCTGGCAAACATGGTGGCCCCCCTGATGGGAACCACCACGACCGGCGCCTACATCGAATCGGCCGCAGGGATCGAGGAGGGGGGCAAAACCGGTTTCACCGCCCTGGTGGTGGCCATGCTCTTTCTCGCTTCGCTTTTTCTCGCCCCGCTCTTCACGGCTGTCCCGCCCCATGCCTATGGGATCGCCCTGGTAGCGATCGGCATCCTGATGATTACCCCGGTAACACAACTCGACTTCACCGACTATACCGAGCTGATCCCAGCCGTCCTCACCATCGTCCTGATCAGCTTCACCTACAATATCGGCGTCGGCATGACCGCCGGGCTGCTCGTCTATCCGCTGCTCAAGCTGGTTACCGGCCGGGTCGGCGAAGTGCCGCCGCCGCTCTGGCTGCTTGCGGCCATGGCCCTGTCGTTCTACCTGTTCTATCCCTACCGGTAG